From a region of the Triticum aestivum cultivar Chinese Spring chromosome 7D, IWGSC CS RefSeq v2.1, whole genome shotgun sequence genome:
- the LOC123170305 gene encoding ATP-dependent DNA helicase PIF1, giving the protein MACALRRLFATILVFCEATNIRALWEKHLESMSEDYHHTQSNQAALEQMVLRDIQDLVHSMGKDIKSYGLPELVETDDGSGDLLREVREELSVVVDREHLDLYTSMNIEQRARFEEILNHMVNNRKQVFFVDGPGGTGKTYLYKALLAKVCSLGKIAIATAISSIAASIMPDGRTAHSRFKMPIKLMDNSICSFTKQSGTAELLRRASLIIWDEVAMTKRQEVEALDRSLRDIMGCVIPFGGKVVVFGGDFRQVLPVVLRVTRAQITDATLQSSYLWEKIRQIRLTRNMRAQTDPWFSKYLLRIDNGTEETIGDDYVRLPDDIVIGYTPGDAPVMKLIEHVFPSLHEDASSGAYMSTRATLSTKSEHVDDLNAKMIDRFLGQEKVYYSFDSIDDDTRNNYPIDYLNNLTPNGLPPHILKFKVNCPVIPL; this is encoded by the coding sequence ATGGCCTGTGCTCTAAGAAGGCTTTTTGCAACTATTCTTGTGTTCTGCGAGGCAACCAACATCCGTGCTTTGTGGGAGAAGCATCTAGAGTCAATGTCTGAGGATTACCATCATACCCAGTCCAACCAGGCTGCGCTGGAACAGATGGTCCTTAGAGACATCCAGGATTTGGTGCATTCGATGGGCAAAGATATTAAAAGCTATGGCCTCCCGGAGCTAGTTGAGACCGATGATGGTTCCGGCGACCTCCTAAGGGAGGTTCGAGAGGAGTTGTCAGTCGTTGTGGATCGAGAGCATTTAGATCTATATACATCCATGAACATTGAGCAGAGGGCTAGGTTTGAGGAAATCTTGAATCACATGGTGAACAACAGGAAACAGGTTTTCTTTGTTGATGGTCCTGGTGGCACGGGGAAGACTTATCTCTACAAGGCGCTTCTTGCTAAAGTGTGTTCATTGGGGAAAATAGCTATTGCAACTGCGATATCCAGTATAGCCGCATCAATCATGCCCGATGGACGTACTGCCCACTCCAGGTTCAAAATGCCGATCAAGCTCATGGATAATAGCATCTGCAGCTTCACCAAGCAAAGTGGTACTGCAGAGTTGCTTCGGAGAGCGTCTCTGATAATCTGGGATGAGGTTGCCATGACGAAGCGTCAAGAAGTTGAGGCATTGGATAGGTCACTACGTGATATCATGGGATGTGTTATTCCATTTGGGGGAAAGGTTGTGGTGTTTGGAGGGGATTTTAGGCAGGTCCTTCCTGTGGTCCTGCGTGTGACAAGAGCACAAATCACTGACGCCACGCTGCAAAGTTCATATCTATGGGAGAAAATTAGACAAATACGCCTCACCCGTAATATGAGAGCACAGACTGACCCGTGGTTCTCCAAATACCTCTTGAGAATTGACAATGGAACGGAGGAGACGATCGGTGATGATTATGTGCGTCTGCCTGATGACATTGTGATAGGTTACACACCTGGTGACGCACCAGTCATGAAGCTTATTGAACACGTGTTCCCATCTCTTCATGAGGACGCATCATCCGGTGCCTACATGAGCACACGTGCTACTCTTTCTACCAAGAGTGAGCACGTGGACGATCTAAATGCAAAGATGATTGACAGGTTTCTCGGCCAAGAAAAGGTATACTATAGTTTTGATTCCATCGATGATGATACACGCAATAACTACCCAATTGACTATTTGAACAACCTCACTCCGAATGGCTTGCCTCCCCATATTTTAAAATTTAAAGTCAATTGTCCTGTCATTCCGCTCTGA